The following coding sequences are from one Chloroflexota bacterium window:
- a CDS encoding protein jag: MSETKREFSAKSVDDAIAKGLAELGLPRDAVDVEIVSEGTRGLLGIGSDAVVRLAPIASAKSYTDQDISAVAQEILKKLLDGMGMDARVEVLPDVASEDENAFVLNIVGEDLSVLIGRRGETLRDLEYLARLMVSSQTGKAKFLVDVEGYRTRRERQLRELAKRMATRVESNRQPITLEAMPPNERRIVHIALREHPHVKTHSIGEGDHRRVMILPK; the protein is encoded by the coding sequence ATGTCAGAAACAAAGCGTGAGTTTTCCGCCAAGTCCGTTGACGATGCGATTGCTAAAGGACTGGCGGAACTAGGATTACCGCGCGACGCGGTCGATGTCGAAATTGTCAGCGAAGGCACGCGCGGTTTGCTTGGCATCGGCAGCGACGCCGTCGTGCGTCTCGCGCCCATCGCGTCGGCGAAGAGTTATACCGACCAGGACATCTCCGCCGTCGCGCAAGAGATTCTCAAAAAATTGTTGGATGGGATGGGCATGGACGCGCGGGTCGAGGTTCTGCCGGACGTGGCGTCGGAAGACGAAAACGCGTTCGTGTTGAACATCGTCGGCGAAGACCTCAGCGTGTTGATCGGTCGGCGCGGCGAGACATTACGCGATCTCGAATACCTCGCGCGCTTGATGGTCTCGTCCCAGACCGGCAAAGCCAAGTTTTTGGTGGATGTCGAGGGCTATCGCACGCGGCGCGAGCGGCAACTGCGCGAACTCGCCAAGCGCATGGCGACGCGCGTCGAATCGAATCGCCAGCCGATCACGCTCGAAGCGATGCCGCCGAACGAACGGCGCATCGTGCACATCGCGTTGCGCGAGCATCCGCACGTCAAAACCCACAGCATCGGCGAAGGCGATCATCGCCGCGTGATGATTCTACCAAAGTAG
- a CDS encoding ParA family protein, with translation MSTIYTFANQKGGVGKTTTAINIAAYLAVREKRVLLVDMDPQANATSSLGVDKHAPTFSIYHALVDDAPLDQIVMLTKRLHLDLIPSSPSLAGAEIELVSAERREHLLERALAPLLSRYDYVIVDSPPSLGLLTINALTASDAVIVPIQCEYLALEGLTQLLNTIQLVQASLNPRLRIAGMAMTMFDSRTHLAMQVVEEVNKHFPALIFHTVIPRSVRISEAPSYGEPLVSFDPKSRGAQAYDALTVELLEREQASSNRSLHSLEKNKGN, from the coding sequence ATGTCAACGATCTACACCTTCGCTAACCAAAAAGGCGGTGTCGGCAAGACGACGACCGCGATCAACATCGCTGCGTACCTCGCCGTGCGCGAGAAACGCGTCCTGCTCGTGGACATGGACCCACAAGCGAACGCGACGTCGTCGCTCGGCGTGGACAAGCACGCGCCGACGTTTTCGATTTATCACGCGCTCGTGGACGACGCGCCGCTCGACCAAATCGTGATGCTCACCAAGCGATTGCACCTCGACCTGATTCCATCGTCGCCCTCGCTCGCCGGCGCGGAGATCGAACTCGTCAGCGCGGAACGACGCGAGCATTTGCTCGAACGCGCGCTCGCACCGCTTCTTTCGCGTTACGATTACGTGATTGTTGATTCGCCGCCGTCGCTTGGCTTGCTCACGATTAACGCGCTCACTGCATCGGACGCGGTCATCGTACCGATTCAGTGCGAGTATCTCGCGCTCGAAGGATTGACGCAACTGCTCAACACGATTCAACTCGTGCAAGCAAGTTTGAATCCGCGTTTGAGAATCGCGGGCATGGCGATGACGATGTTCGATTCGCGCACACACCTCGCAATGCAGGTCGTTGAAGAAGTCAACAAACATTTTCCGGCGTTGATTTTTCACACCGTCATTCCGCGCAGTGTCCGCATCTCCGAAGCGCCGAGTTACGGCGAGCCGCTCGTCTCGTTCGATCCGAAATCGCGCGGCGCGCAGGCGTACGATGCGCTGACGGTGGAACTGCTGGAGAGAGAGCAAGCAAGTTCCAATCGTTCCCTACATTCCCTCGAAAAGAACAAAGGGAACTGA
- a CDS encoding MBL fold metallo-hydrolase, with amino-acid sequence MAPLLHQLTDHIWTIDLQFQGRAEVIASYLVYDGASAAIIEPGPASTLDALLESVQATGASLESVRQIFLTHIHLDHAGAAGVLAKQLPWVTVYVHPIGAPHVADPSKLVASAQRVYGDKMDSLWGSVLPVPSPNLVIVNDGDTLAIPGSTLRVFDTPGHARHHHAYLDERSQLLFAGDIAGVRMPGVRYVRPPTTPPELDIETWRASIARLRALNVSGLCLAHFGLFRGNLNWHWNDLETRLVAWANVIRAAMLDDADETEMVKRLTASATQEMQAVGADVDAYNVASSYEGIVQGLVRYWNKKNANAGK; translated from the coding sequence ATGGCTCCGCTTCTGCATCAACTAACCGACCATATCTGGACGATTGATCTGCAATTCCAAGGACGCGCCGAAGTGATCGCGTCCTATCTTGTTTACGATGGCGCATCTGCCGCGATCATCGAACCTGGTCCCGCCTCGACCTTGGATGCATTGCTCGAAAGCGTTCAAGCCACGGGCGCGTCACTCGAATCCGTACGCCAAATTTTTCTCACGCACATTCATCTCGATCACGCTGGCGCAGCGGGCGTCCTCGCGAAACAATTACCCTGGGTCACGGTGTACGTGCATCCCATCGGCGCGCCGCACGTCGCCGATCCATCGAAACTTGTCGCGAGCGCGCAACGCGTGTACGGCGACAAGATGGATTCGTTGTGGGGTTCGGTGTTGCCCGTGCCGTCGCCGAATCTCGTGATCGTCAACGACGGCGACACGCTTGCCATTCCTGGGTCTACGTTGCGCGTGTTCGATACGCCAGGACACGCGCGGCATCATCACGCATACCTGGACGAACGCAGCCAGTTGTTGTTCGCGGGCGACATCGCCGGCGTGCGAATGCCCGGCGTGCGCTATGTGCGTCCGCCAACCACGCCGCCCGAACTCGACATCGAAACGTGGCGCGCGAGCATCGCGCGTTTGCGCGCGCTGAATGTGTCCGGTTTGTGTCTCGCGCATTTCGGTCTATTTCGCGGCAATCTCAATTGGCACTGGAACGATTTGGAGACGCGCCTAGTCGCGTGGGCAAACGTGATTCGCGCGGCGATGCTCGATGATGCGGATGAAACGGAGATGGTCAAGCGACTCACCGCGAGCGCGACGCAAGAGATGCAAGCGGTCGGCGCGGATGTGGATGCGTACAACGTGGCGTCAAGTTACGAGGGAATCGTACAAGGGCTGGTGCGGTACTGGAATAAGAAAAACGCGAACGCAGGCAAGTGA
- a CDS encoding membrane protein insertase YidC, which translates to MFDFLAPIWNTFVFNPMVNTLLFIYVVIKNYGLAIILFTLLVRLVTLPFYWQQQKAFKKQQTLMASAEWQEMQKKYAKDKEKLAQEQMKLYQQNGVNPLGGCLPALIPWPIMIGLYQSITMVMGAQPEQLMDLAKHLYNFMPELAAAVPVQPDFLGLNLAGTPDWSAPVTLIVPALVLGSTWVQQKMMTMPSADPQAAQMNQSMQMMMPIFIGYISLSFPIGLSLYWIVFNVVGIIQQYMTSGWGNLFGGAKPAPAITGAAKGKKDVRNKA; encoded by the coding sequence ATGTTTGATTTTCTCGCCCCGATATGGAATACGTTCGTGTTCAACCCGATGGTGAACACGTTATTGTTTATCTATGTCGTCATCAAGAATTACGGTCTGGCGATCATTCTCTTTACGTTGCTCGTGCGCCTGGTGACGTTGCCCTTTTACTGGCAACAACAAAAGGCGTTCAAAAAGCAACAGACGCTGATGGCGAGCGCCGAATGGCAAGAGATGCAGAAAAAGTACGCCAAGGATAAAGAGAAACTAGCGCAAGAGCAGATGAAGTTGTATCAACAAAACGGCGTCAACCCGCTGGGCGGTTGTTTGCCCGCGCTGATTCCGTGGCCCATCATGATTGGCTTGTATCAATCCATCACGATGGTGATGGGCGCACAGCCCGAACAACTGATGGACCTGGCAAAACATCTCTACAACTTTATGCCGGAACTCGCCGCGGCGGTGCCCGTGCAACCCGATTTCCTGGGTTTGAATCTCGCAGGCACGCCGGACTGGAGCGCGCCAGTGACGCTGATTGTGCCGGCGCTCGTACTCGGCAGCACCTGGGTTCAGCAAAAAATGATGACGATGCCGTCGGCGGACCCGCAAGCCGCGCAGATGAACCAGTCCATGCAAATGATGATGCCGATTTTCATCGGTTACATTTCGTTGTCGTTCCCGATCGGCTTGTCGCTGTACTGGATCGTCTTCAACGTGGTCGGCATCATTCAACAGTACATGACCAGTGGCTGGGGTAATTTGTTCGGCGGCGCGAAACCGGCGCCCGCCATCACCGGCGCGGCAAAAGGAAAAAAGGATGTCAGAAACAAAGCGTGA
- a CDS encoding ParB/RepB/Spo0J family partition protein: MPPTKHGLGRGLGALIPPSTPNELAPGVRQAQVAAIVPNPMQPRHRFDSDALRELSDSIKEHGLIQPLIVTPAPDSTELAPRYQLIAGERRWQAAKLAGLATVPVIVRGASPQEMLELALVENIQRADLNPLEEANAYRQLMGDFGLTQEEVASKVGKNRTTVANALRLLKLPAEIQKEIAEETISEGHARAILTVGDELKQKQLLRAVIDAGLSVRQTEEAARRVNESKTPDRRPPTARSSREEREMPAATRALESDFRSALGTKVQVYRSRKGGKVVIHFYSEEELEAIYDKIVGRR, translated from the coding sequence ATGCCTCCAACAAAACATGGTCTCGGTCGCGGGCTGGGCGCGCTAATTCCGCCGAGCACACCGAACGAACTCGCGCCCGGCGTCCGCCAAGCCCAGGTCGCCGCGATTGTGCCGAACCCGATGCAACCGCGTCATCGTTTCGATTCCGACGCGTTGCGCGAGTTGTCCGACTCGATCAAAGAGCACGGTTTGATTCAGCCGCTCATCGTGACGCCCGCGCCCGATTCGACGGAGCTTGCACCGCGTTATCAACTCATCGCGGGCGAGCGACGCTGGCAAGCCGCGAAACTCGCCGGGCTGGCGACCGTGCCGGTCATTGTGCGCGGCGCGTCGCCGCAAGAGATGCTCGAACTCGCGCTCGTCGAGAACATTCAGCGCGCGGACTTGAATCCGCTCGAAGAGGCGAACGCATATCGGCAACTGATGGGCGATTTCGGTTTGACCCAGGAAGAGGTCGCGTCCAAGGTCGGCAAGAATCGCACGACCGTTGCGAACGCGTTGCGATTGTTGAAGTTACCGGCAGAGATCCAAAAAGAAATCGCGGAAGAGACGATCAGCGAGGGACACGCGCGCGCGATTCTCACGGTCGGCGATGAACTCAAGCAAAAGCAACTCTTGCGCGCGGTGATTGACGCCGGGTTGTCGGTGCGGCAAACCGAGGAGGCCGCGCGCCGCGTGAATGAATCCAAGACCCCCGACCGCCGACCGCCGACCGCGCGCTCATCGCGCGAAGAGCGCGAAATGCCTGCGGCGACGCGCGCGCTCGAAAGCGATTTTCGCTCCGCGCTCGGCACCAAGGTTCAAGTGTATCGCTCGCGCAAGGGCGGCAAGGTTGTGATTCACTTTTACTCGGAAGAAGAACTCGAAGCGATCTATGACAAGATTGTGGGACGACGATGA
- a CDS encoding DUF1932 domain-containing protein: MTRIGILHPGEMGISVAASVRNSGHPVYWASEGRSADTRARADKYGLLDALTLKNLCAECSIIVSVCPPDAAENLALDVAAAGFAGLYVDANAISPQRAQRIGEMLARAGIAFVDGGIIGGPAWKPASTWLYLAGARAEEIAACFAAGPLETRVLSSRIGDASALKMCYAAYNKGTNALLAAIIATAENLGVRDALYAHWSQDDANFVANAEQRVRRSTAKAWRWVGEMEEIAATLDDAGMPGELHTAAAEIFRRLAPFKDARAMPTMAEVLAALGKSENRASDE; the protein is encoded by the coding sequence ATGACACGCATTGGCATTCTGCATCCCGGCGAAATGGGCATCTCCGTTGCCGCGTCCGTGCGGAATAGTGGGCATCCAGTTTATTGGGCGTCCGAGGGACGCAGTGCGGATACGCGCGCGCGCGCGGACAAGTACGGATTGCTCGACGCGCTCACCTTGAAGAATCTTTGCGCGGAATGCTCGATCATCGTGAGTGTCTGTCCGCCGGACGCGGCGGAAAATCTCGCGCTTGACGTCGCGGCGGCGGGTTTTGCCGGACTGTACGTGGATGCAAACGCGATTTCGCCGCAACGCGCGCAGCGCATCGGCGAGATGCTGGCACGCGCGGGCATCGCGTTTGTAGATGGCGGCATCATCGGCGGACCAGCGTGGAAGCCGGCAAGCACGTGGTTGTATTTGGCCGGCGCGCGCGCAGAGGAAATCGCCGCGTGTTTCGCGGCGGGACCGCTCGAAACGCGTGTGTTGAGTTCGCGGATTGGCGACGCGTCCGCGCTCAAGATGTGCTACGCCGCGTACAACAAAGGCACGAACGCGCTCCTCGCGGCGATTATCGCGACCGCCGAAAACCTGGGTGTGCGCGATGCGTTGTACGCGCACTGGTCGCAGGACGACGCGAATTTTGTCGCGAACGCCGAGCAACGCGTACGCCGTTCGACTGCGAAAGCGTGGCGCTGGGTCGGCGAGATGGAAGAGATCGCCGCGACGCTCGACGATGCCGGGATGCCCGGCGAGTTACACACTGCCGCCGCAGAAATCTTTCGCCGCCTCGCGCCGTTCAAGGATGCGCGCGCGATGCCGACGATGGCAGAAGTTTTAGCGGCGTTAGGGAAAAGTGAGAACAGGGCGAGCGATGAGTAA
- a CDS encoding restriction endonuclease, translating into MKRTSARPYRNHLQSSDDLVTTYQATRAGFVALALEKNRRATPHIAEARALQEAASVARTPADLLQVEGIEAGLLTAAGLSDKSLNHLLPQDKQEAINGLVKNFLEPAGAKFVEELVFRFLLTRGETLGGSMRNVGGAIAQRKLTRAIISTLTIAGIHYRWQDSKTRKWIDMSDDDSDIELSLRGLCWQSKKGNRTLIYNLTVPLVKNNVDLCLFNLTPDKLEGTEYNSAKLYLALGELKGGIDPAGADEHWKTARTALDRIRTAFSKVGVSPYTFFVGAAVEKKMANEIWDQLESKTLSNAANLNDEGQVASISRWLCNL; encoded by the coding sequence ATGAAGCGAACATCCGCGCGTCCTTATCGAAACCATCTCCAATCCAGCGACGATCTCGTAACAACGTACCAAGCGACGCGCGCGGGTTTTGTCGCTTTGGCTCTTGAGAAAAACCGACGAGCGACGCCGCATATCGCCGAAGCGCGCGCGCTCCAAGAAGCCGCTTCTGTTGCCAGGACGCCTGCTGATTTGTTGCAAGTGGAAGGCATCGAAGCCGGTTTGTTGACTGCCGCAGGTCTATCTGACAAATCGCTTAATCACTTGTTGCCACAAGATAAGCAAGAAGCCATCAACGGGTTAGTCAAAAATTTCCTTGAACCAGCCGGAGCCAAGTTTGTGGAAGAATTGGTTTTTCGTTTCCTCCTCACGCGTGGTGAAACGCTGGGTGGTTCGATGCGAAATGTTGGTGGAGCGATTGCACAGAGAAAACTCACGCGCGCCATTATTTCAACTTTGACGATAGCCGGCATCCATTATCGTTGGCAAGATTCCAAGACGCGAAAATGGATTGACATGTCTGACGACGATTCGGACATTGAGCTATCTTTGCGCGGCTTGTGTTGGCAAAGCAAGAAGGGTAATCGCACGCTGATTTACAACTTGACGGTTCCGCTCGTCAAGAACAATGTGGATTTGTGTTTGTTCAATCTGACTCCCGACAAGTTGGAAGGCACGGAATATAATTCAGCCAAATTGTATCTCGCGTTGGGTGAACTCAAGGGCGGGATTGATCCTGCCGGCGCAGACGAACACTGGAAGACTGCGCGAACAGCTTTAGATCGGATTCGTACCGCATTTTCCAAAGTCGGTGTTTCGCCTTATACATTTTTTGTCGGCGCGGCAGTTGAGAAAAAGATGGCAAATGAAATCTGGGATCAGTTGGAGAGCAAGACACTCAGCAACGCCGCAAATCTGAATGATGAGGGACAGGTCGCTTCAATTTCACGCTGGCTGTGCAATTTGTAG
- a CDS encoding ribokinase has protein sequence MQRSNPQTYMIDFLVIGHVVQDVVPNGYTVGGTTTYSSITARNLGRKPGIATRLAPDFVLPPVLRDIDVHRVASTHTTTFHNIYNDGHRQQFLLDRADSMEPSDVPDVWRATPIVHLGPLARELDARFAKLFPHALVGVTPQGWLRQWDETKRVRMRPWLEAPEILPHVDVLVLSEEDLNGNLELMDDYVRMTRIAVMTQGSRGCVVFTNGESRQIPGFPAREVDPTGAGDVFAAAFLIRLHETNDPYESARFSNATASFCVEGASVTTIPTREQVAARLDGFK, from the coding sequence ATGCAACGATCCAATCCGCAAACTTACATGATTGATTTTCTCGTTATCGGTCACGTCGTGCAAGACGTGGTGCCCAACGGCTATACGGTCGGCGGGACGACGACCTACAGTTCGATCACCGCACGCAATCTGGGGCGCAAGCCGGGCATCGCAACCCGTCTCGCCCCTGATTTTGTTTTGCCCCCGGTTTTGCGCGACATTGACGTGCATCGAGTTGCCTCCACGCACACGACGACCTTTCACAACATTTACAACGACGGACATCGCCAACAATTTTTGCTCGACCGCGCGGATTCGATGGAACCGAGCGACGTGCCGGACGTGTGGCGCGCGACGCCAATTGTGCACCTGGGTCCGCTCGCGCGCGAACTCGACGCGCGTTTTGCGAAATTATTTCCGCATGCACTCGTCGGCGTGACGCCGCAAGGTTGGCTGCGTCAGTGGGACGAAACGAAACGCGTGCGGATGCGTCCCTGGCTCGAAGCGCCGGAGATTTTACCGCACGTGGACGTGCTCGTGTTGAGCGAAGAGGATTTGAACGGCAATCTCGAGTTGATGGATGATTACGTGCGGATGACGCGTATCGCAGTGATGACCCAGGGTTCGCGTGGTTGCGTCGTGTTCACGAACGGCGAGTCGCGCCAGATTCCCGGTTTCCCCGCGCGCGAGGTAGACCCGACCGGCGCGGGCGATGTGTTCGCCGCCGCGTTCTTGATTCGCCTGCACGAAACGAACGACCCGTACGAGTCCGCGCGATTCTCGAACGCGACCGCATCGTTCTGCGTCGAAGGTGCAAGCGTGACGACGATTCCAACGCGCGAACAGGTCGCGGCGAGATTGGATGGATTCAAATGA
- a CDS encoding site-specific DNA-methyltransferase, whose amino-acid sequence MLNLVNTARPLIPKQNTALDEIERLDKILLEHFETQFVVQPSLTRSLVSFQANKTRPVYRWYKYKEAFSAALVEYFLHKYAITQGRILDPFAGSGTALFVASALGLDADGIELLPIGQQIIATKQLIESEFTAQDFAVLQRWATLHPWEQSSQKVNLPELRITKGAYPAETKDAIEKYHAACQQENPRVQTVLRFALLCVLESISFTRKDGQYLRWDYRAGRSWGKKIFDKGEILSFARAVSEKINEIIADLAPEQQTGLFPRETSQGKLRVHNGSCLEILPTLSAHHYDAIFTSPPYCNRYDYTRTYALELALLGADEPGLVKLRQEMLSCTVENRAKDLLKINPRWTTAIAIADKQNLLQAILKYLDGQKAAGALNNTGIPRMVKGYFYEMACVIAECARVLKSGGLCFMVNDNVRYAGASVSVDLILSAFAEQLGFRVENILVLPNGKGNSSQQMGEHGREALRKCVYVWRKL is encoded by the coding sequence ATGCTCAATCTAGTCAACACAGCTAGACCGTTGATCCCGAAACAGAATACGGCGTTGGATGAAATCGAACGACTCGATAAAATTTTGTTGGAGCATTTCGAGACCCAGTTCGTCGTTCAGCCGTCGCTGACGCGTTCTCTGGTAAGTTTCCAAGCCAACAAGACGCGTCCGGTGTATCGTTGGTACAAATACAAAGAGGCGTTCTCTGCCGCGTTAGTCGAGTACTTTCTTCACAAGTACGCAATTACTCAAGGCAGAATTCTCGACCCCTTTGCAGGGAGCGGCACAGCTCTGTTTGTCGCCAGTGCGCTAGGACTCGACGCGGATGGAATCGAACTCTTGCCGATCGGACAACAAATCATCGCGACCAAGCAACTGATCGAATCTGAATTTACCGCGCAGGATTTCGCGGTGTTGCAACGATGGGCAACGTTGCATCCATGGGAGCAATCGTCGCAGAAAGTAAATCTGCCCGAGTTGCGGATAACGAAGGGCGCGTATCCTGCCGAGACAAAAGACGCGATTGAAAAATATCATGCGGCTTGCCAACAAGAAAATCCGCGCGTGCAAACCGTTTTGCGATTCGCGCTGCTCTGCGTTCTCGAATCCATCAGTTTCACGCGCAAGGACGGACAATATCTGCGCTGGGATTATCGCGCGGGGCGAAGTTGGGGCAAAAAGATTTTTGACAAGGGCGAGATTTTGAGTTTTGCGCGAGCCGTTTCTGAGAAAATCAATGAAATCATTGCCGACCTCGCGCCGGAACAACAAACCGGGTTGTTCCCACGTGAGACAAGCCAGGGCAAACTACGTGTGCATAACGGTTCATGCCTCGAGATTTTGCCCACATTATCCGCCCACCACTATGACGCGATTTTCACTTCGCCGCCGTACTGCAATCGTTACGACTACACGCGCACCTACGCATTGGAGCTGGCTCTGCTTGGCGCAGACGAACCAGGTCTAGTGAAACTACGTCAAGAGATGCTCAGTTGCACGGTCGAGAATCGCGCCAAAGATTTACTCAAGATCAACCCGCGTTGGACGACTGCCATCGCGATTGCCGACAAACAGAATCTTTTGCAAGCGATTCTGAAATACCTGGACGGACAAAAGGCGGCAGGCGCATTGAACAACACCGGTATCCCACGCATGGTCAAAGGGTATTTCTATGAAATGGCTTGCGTGATTGCAGAGTGTGCGCGGGTTTTGAAATCAGGTGGGTTGTGCTTCATGGTCAACGATAATGTGCGCTATGCCGGCGCGAGTGTGTCGGTAGACCTGATTCTTTCTGCGTTCGCGGAGCAACTTGGATTTCGCGTCGAGAACATTCTGGTGTTACCGAATGGCAAAGGCAATAGTAGTCAACAAATGGGTGAACACGGACGCGAAGCACTACGTAAGTGTGTGTATGTGTGGAGAAAATTATGA
- a CDS encoding PQQ-binding-like beta-propeller repeat protein, which produces MVNLTRLRLAWFVVLLIAAAFLLVGCGGAPVTGWSSPTLSGATIYVGGMGGKLVAVNTADGSSPWQFPKDPSLVSIYSTPAVANNVVYFGAFDKKFYAVDATTGSEKWKVDLGAAVVSSPIVKDNLVYFGANDKKIYALDAATGAKKWEFATGGEVWADLTLVGNVLYAPSLDHKLYVLDAATGAKKWEFNAQGISVTKPAVVGNSVYVAGLQNMYALDVETGKQKWMFAANNWVWSNPNVVDGVIYFAALDGTVYARDAATGEKKWEFKAADGVRSTIVIEKGVAYFGADDFKVYALDANTGALKWTRATGARIVSSPALGDGVVYIASQDRLLYALNAVDGQVKWALDTTSFKLATPTANK; this is translated from the coding sequence TTGGTAAACTTGACGCGTTTGCGGCTGGCGTGGTTTGTCGTTCTTCTCATCGCCGCCGCGTTTCTTTTGGTGGGCTGTGGCGGCGCGCCGGTCACCGGTTGGTCCAGCCCCACGCTTAGCGGCGCCACAATCTATGTTGGCGGGATGGGCGGTAAGCTCGTCGCCGTCAACACGGCGGACGGTAGCTCGCCGTGGCAATTCCCCAAAGACCCTTCCCTCGTTTCGATCTACTCGACGCCGGCGGTCGCGAACAATGTCGTCTATTTTGGCGCATTCGACAAAAAGTTTTACGCCGTGGACGCGACGACCGGCTCTGAGAAATGGAAAGTGGACCTTGGCGCCGCGGTCGTTTCGTCTCCTATCGTGAAGGATAATCTCGTTTACTTTGGCGCGAACGACAAAAAAATCTACGCGCTCGACGCCGCGACCGGCGCAAAGAAATGGGAATTTGCGACGGGCGGCGAAGTGTGGGCAGACCTCACGCTTGTGGGCAATGTGTTATACGCGCCCTCGCTCGATCACAAATTGTACGTGCTCGACGCGGCGACCGGCGCAAAGAAATGGGAATTTAACGCCCAGGGCATCAGTGTGACCAAACCCGCCGTCGTCGGCAATTCGGTGTATGTCGCCGGCTTGCAAAATATGTACGCGCTCGATGTCGAGACCGGCAAACAAAAGTGGATGTTCGCCGCGAATAACTGGGTCTGGTCGAATCCGAACGTGGTGGATGGCGTGATTTATTTTGCCGCGCTCGACGGCACGGTGTACGCGCGCGACGCCGCGACCGGCGAAAAGAAATGGGAATTCAAAGCCGCCGATGGCGTGCGTTCGACGATTGTGATCGAGAAAGGCGTCGCGTACTTTGGCGCAGATGATTTCAAAGTGTACGCGCTCGATGCGAACACGGGCGCGCTCAAGTGGACCCGCGCGACCGGCGCGCGCATCGTGAGTTCGCCGGCGCTCGGCGATGGCGTCGTCTACATCGCGTCGCAGGATCGGTTGTTGTACGCGTTGAACGCGGTGGATGGTCAGGTCAAGTGGGCGTTGGACACGACGAGTTTCAAATTAGCCACGCCCACGGCGAACAAGTAA
- the rnpA gene encoding ribonuclease P protein component: MKRAFSLRRGEDFQRAWDGGKSWSHPLVILRIRTNSLSINRFGFVAGKKLGNAVARNRAKRRLREAMRHRLTQIASGYDIIVIARTGVVRATFNELDTAIETLIQRAGLPKRD, from the coding sequence ATGAAGCGCGCGTTCAGTCTGCGCCGCGGTGAAGATTTCCAGCGCGCGTGGGACGGCGGCAAGTCATGGTCGCATCCACTGGTAATTCTACGCATCCGCACGAACTCGCTTTCGATCAATCGTTTTGGTTTTGTCGCTGGGAAGAAACTGGGGAACGCCGTCGCGCGTAATCGCGCCAAACGCCGGTTGCGTGAAGCGATGCGTCATCGGCTGACGCAAATCGCGTCCGGCTATGACATCATCGTGATTGCCCGCACCGGGGTCGTGCGCGCCACATTCAACGAGCTGGACACGGCAATCGAAACACTGATTCAGCGCGCGGGTTTGCCTAAGCGTGATTAA
- the yidD gene encoding membrane protein insertion efficiency factor YidD, producing MKHLALIPIRLYQKILSPLLPPSCRFVPTCSQYAVEAISHCGLFKGGWLAVRRIARCHPLNPGGYDPVPFD from the coding sequence GTGAAACATCTCGCACTCATTCCAATTCGACTTTACCAAAAGATTCTTTCGCCGTTGTTACCGCCGAGTTGCCGGTTTGTGCCGACCTGCTCGCAGTACGCGGTCGAAGCGATTTCGCATTGCGGTCTTTTCAAAGGCGGTTGGCTCGCGGTGCGGCGCATTGCGCGCTGTCATCCTTTGAACCCGGGCGGATACGATCCGGTGCCATTCGATTAG